From the genome of Bacteroides sp. MSB163, one region includes:
- a CDS encoding DUF3256 family protein, with translation MMKKLTMFLCLACAWMCSLQAQEAKTFFKNMPDSLSPLLTAVNRADFIDFLESKMKAEVTNRFGGKSEMTELAPDYIRIQMTPQSSWQMKLLATSDSTKVICTVSTACAPACDSDVHFYTTGWEELPASSFLTPPVMKDFLLLPDTVMDYEVRDAGEKADMLLMKADLSAKDNTLTFTFTTTDYMDKEAAEKLKPYLRRPVVYVWKEGGYKLRDTSYK, from the coding sequence ATGATGAAGAAATTGACTATGTTCTTGTGTTTGGCTTGTGCCTGGATGTGTTCTCTGCAGGCTCAGGAAGCTAAAACCTTTTTCAAAAATATGCCCGATAGCCTTAGCCCGTTGCTTACTGCCGTGAACCGTGCCGACTTTATCGACTTCCTTGAAAGTAAGATGAAAGCGGAAGTAACGAACCGTTTTGGCGGTAAATCGGAAATGACGGAGCTTGCTCCCGACTACATCCGTATCCAGATGACACCGCAAAGCTCCTGGCAGATGAAACTGCTGGCTACGAGCGACAGTACGAAAGTGATTTGTACCGTATCTACAGCTTGTGCTCCTGCCTGTGATAGTGATGTCCATTTCTATACCACCGGTTGGGAAGAATTGCCTGCTTCTTCTTTCCTCACTCCTCCTGTAATGAAAGATTTCCTGTTATTACCCGATACGGTGATGGATTATGAAGTGAGAGATGCCGGCGAAAAGGCAGATATGTTGCTGATGAAAGCCGATCTTTCTGCAAAGGACAATACACTGACCTTTACTTTTACAACTACCGACTATATGGATAAAGAAGCGGCAGAGAAACTGAAGCCGTATCTCCGCCGCCCTGTAGTGTATGTTTGGAAAGAAGGTGGTTACAAGTTACGAGATACAAGCTACAAGTAA
- a CDS encoding YitT family protein encodes MKKIVNVPSKQSLLRETRDYVMIALGLILYGIGWTVFLLPNDITTGGVPGIASIVYFATGFPVQYTYFSINLVLLLLSIRILGWKFSIKTVFAVFTLTFFLSVIQKLAEGVVLLHDQPFMACVIGASLCGGGIGIAFSSNGSTGGTDIIAAIINKYRDITLGRVMLICDLIIISSSYFVLKDWEKVVYGYVTLYICSFVLDQVVNSARQSVQFFIISEKYDEIARHINIYPHRGATVINASGFYSGKEQKMLFVLAKKRESTIIFRLIKDIDPNAFVSQSAVIGVYGEGFDRIKVK; translated from the coding sequence ATGAAGAAGATTGTAAATGTCCCGTCAAAGCAAAGCCTTCTCCGGGAAACGAGAGATTATGTAATGATCGCCCTTGGATTAATTCTTTATGGTATAGGCTGGACAGTATTTCTGTTGCCCAATGACATCACCACCGGAGGAGTACCGGGTATTGCTTCTATTGTTTATTTTGCCACAGGCTTCCCTGTGCAATATACGTATTTCAGCATCAACTTAGTCCTACTGTTGCTCTCTATCCGTATTTTGGGATGGAAGTTCAGTATCAAAACTGTATTTGCCGTGTTCACACTAACATTTTTCCTGTCCGTGATACAGAAACTGGCAGAAGGTGTGGTGTTGCTGCACGACCAGCCTTTCATGGCGTGTGTCATCGGTGCATCCCTCTGCGGAGGCGGCATAGGCATCGCTTTTTCTTCCAATGGTAGTACAGGCGGAACAGATATCATCGCTGCCATCATCAACAAATACCGTGACATCACGCTGGGGCGTGTCATGCTGATTTGTGACCTGATTATCATTTCTTCCAGTTACTTTGTATTGAAGGATTGGGAAAAAGTAGTTTACGGTTATGTAACCTTGTACATTTGCAGTTTTGTTCTGGATCAAGTAGTGAACAGTGCCCGGCAATCCGTACAGTTCTTTATCATCAGTGAGAAATACGATGAAATAGCCCGGCACATCAATATATATCCACACCGGGGCGCCACCGTCATCAATGCTTCCGGATTTTATAGCGGCAAGGAACAGAAGATGTTGTTCGTACTTGCCAAGAAGCGCGAATCAACGATTATATTCCGATTGATAAAGGATATAGATCCAAACGCATTTGTATCACAAAGTGCGGTAATCGGAGTATACGGAGAAGGGTTCGACAGAATAAAGGTGAAGTAG
- a CDS encoding LytR/AlgR family response regulator transcription factor, with amino-acid sequence MKDSPEQQPLKCLIVDDEQIAIKGIANHISTLDFLTVNATCSSALEARGILENQSIDLMFLDINMPYLSGIDFLKSLDEAPLTILTTAYSEYALEGYQLNVVDYLLKPISFQRFFQAVTKAAHTFRTQLLLQNNGIEETAREMYIRQGDAFTQISWKDILYVEGMQNYLKLHFKSKTLVIHQTMASLEEILPQSAFFRIHKSFLVNLSHIDSIAKGRVFINGKELPVSALRREKLLQTVVYKNLISK; translated from the coding sequence ATGAAAGACTCCCCTGAACAACAACCCCTGAAATGCCTCATCGTAGACGACGAACAAATCGCCATCAAAGGCATTGCCAACCACATCAGCACACTGGACTTTCTCACAGTCAACGCCACCTGTTCTTCTGCACTCGAAGCAAGAGGAATATTAGAAAACCAGTCTATCGACCTCATGTTTCTGGATATCAATATGCCCTATCTTTCCGGCATCGATTTCCTGAAATCATTGGATGAAGCACCGTTGACCATACTAACTACCGCCTACTCCGAATATGCCCTGGAAGGCTATCAACTCAATGTTGTTGACTACTTACTGAAACCAATTTCTTTTCAGCGTTTCTTCCAGGCAGTGACCAAGGCTGCCCATACTTTCAGAACCCAACTCCTACTGCAAAATAATGGAATAGAAGAAACCGCCCGGGAAATGTATATCAGGCAGGGGGATGCATTTACCCAGATATCCTGGAAAGATATACTGTATGTAGAAGGTATGCAGAACTATCTGAAACTGCACTTCAAGTCCAAAACTCTCGTCATCCATCAGACCATGGCTTCACTGGAAGAAATTCTGCCTCAAAGTGCCTTCTTCAGAATACACAAGTCTTTCCTTGTAAACCTCTCGCACATCGATTCTATTGCCAAAGGAAGAGTCTTCATCAATGGGAAAGAACTTCCAGTTTCAGCCCTGCGACGGGAAAAATTACTGCAAACAGTAGTCTACAAGAATTTAATCAGCAAATAA